A single window of Achromobacter xylosoxidans DNA harbors:
- a CDS encoding LysR family transcriptional regulator, with translation MDRLKAMQVFVEVADRGSLSAAAVHLDMSRAMVSRYLAEMEQWVGVRLLHRTTRRLSLTPAGAETLPRCRQMLDMVGDLRSAVSTPEDTPRGLLRMTTSMSFGSRHLARVVTDYVKLHPGTSVDLMLVERAVNLVEERVDLAVRITNDLDPNLIARKLAVCRSVVCASPEYLQREGEPARVEDLSLRNCLTHSYFGKSLWRFERDGVPVDVPVSGNISANEVSVLLQAALEGAGIAMLPTYYAAEYVAQGRLKAILPQARPQELGIYGVYASRRQMPLILRSMLDFLVERLGPAPWDQS, from the coding sequence ATGGACCGATTGAAAGCGATGCAGGTATTCGTGGAGGTCGCCGACCGGGGAAGCCTGTCGGCGGCGGCGGTCCATCTGGATATGTCGCGCGCCATGGTGTCGCGCTACCTGGCCGAAATGGAGCAATGGGTGGGCGTGCGCCTGCTGCATCGCACCACCCGGCGCCTGAGCCTGACGCCGGCCGGCGCCGAAACCTTGCCGCGGTGCCGGCAGATGCTTGACATGGTGGGCGACCTGCGCAGTGCGGTGTCCACTCCCGAGGACACGCCGCGGGGGCTGCTGCGCATGACCACCAGCATGTCGTTCGGCTCGCGGCATCTGGCGCGGGTGGTCACCGATTACGTCAAGCTGCATCCGGGTACGTCGGTCGACCTGATGCTGGTCGAGCGGGCGGTCAACCTCGTCGAAGAGCGGGTGGATCTGGCCGTGCGCATCACCAACGACCTGGATCCCAACCTGATTGCCCGCAAGCTGGCCGTGTGCCGTTCGGTCGTCTGCGCGTCGCCCGAATATCTGCAGCGTGAAGGCGAGCCAGCGCGGGTCGAGGACCTGTCCTTGCGCAATTGCCTGACCCACTCCTATTTCGGCAAGAGCCTGTGGCGTTTCGAGCGTGACGGGGTGCCCGTGGACGTGCCTGTCAGCGGCAACATCAGTGCCAATGAGGTGTCGGTGTTGCTGCAGGCGGCCCTGGAGGGCGCGGGCATCGCGATGCTGCCCACTTATTACGCCGCCGAATATGTTGCGCAGGGGCGGCTCAAGGCCATCCTGCCGCAGGCCAGGCCGCAGGAGCTCGGGATTTACGGCGTCTATGCGTCGCGCCGCCAGATGCCCCTGATCCTGCGTTCCATGCTGGACTTCCTGGTCGAAAGGCTGGGGCCGGCGCCATGGGATCAGTCCTAG
- the scpB gene encoding SMC-Scp complex subunit ScpB, whose translation MSMNDSEAILVLETALLCAVQPMQLSEMRKLFGDDEQFDNSALRALLETLQNNWADGGLELVQLATGWRFQSRPHMQRYLERLNPEKPPKYSRAVMETLAIVAWRQPVTRGDIEDIRGVTVSSNIVKALEDRGWIEVIGHRDAPGRPALFGTTRQFLDDLGLRALDELPALESAHAAAALAGLDLGEVQQLAQAAEEADADTAGAANDAGAVDELEGAAPAPEAAELPEGADGEAAQTSIPAVELSVSDDEATIVAGDSVESRLSRAEEDAIPADDATVRAQAESLSDAPSADIEDAGRFNQAETQAETPLVDAAQEAHGGLSENPADADASDAAAESGVAIEVAQYAESAKPTEPIDEAEPLAHGVGSFQTDTGSAAAESTEPDSDQPEADREPESPDDDAPAPGRPPQV comes from the coding sequence ATGTCGATGAACGATAGCGAGGCGATACTCGTGCTGGAAACCGCGCTGCTTTGCGCGGTGCAGCCGATGCAACTGTCCGAAATGCGCAAGCTGTTCGGGGACGATGAACAATTCGACAACAGCGCATTGCGCGCGTTGCTCGAGACCCTGCAGAACAACTGGGCCGATGGCGGGCTGGAACTGGTGCAGCTGGCAACCGGATGGCGGTTTCAAAGCCGTCCCCACATGCAGCGCTACCTGGAACGGCTGAATCCCGAGAAGCCGCCCAAATATTCCCGCGCGGTGATGGAGACGCTGGCCATCGTGGCCTGGCGCCAGCCGGTGACCCGCGGCGACATCGAGGACATTCGCGGGGTAACGGTATCGTCGAACATCGTGAAGGCGTTGGAGGATCGCGGTTGGATCGAGGTGATCGGCCATCGCGATGCGCCGGGACGCCCGGCCCTGTTTGGCACCACGCGCCAGTTCCTCGATGACCTGGGCTTGCGCGCGCTGGACGAACTGCCGGCGCTCGAATCGGCGCATGCCGCCGCGGCCCTGGCTGGCCTGGACCTGGGCGAGGTGCAACAATTGGCGCAGGCCGCCGAAGAGGCCGATGCCGACACGGCTGGCGCGGCCAATGATGCCGGTGCGGTCGATGAATTGGAGGGGGCGGCGCCAGCGCCGGAGGCTGCCGAGTTGCCCGAGGGCGCCGATGGCGAGGCGGCCCAGACCAGTATTCCGGCTGTGGAATTGTCTGTTTCGGACGACGAAGCCACCATCGTGGCGGGCGATAGCGTAGAATCCCGGCTTTCGCGCGCAGAAGAAGACGCGATTCCCGCAGACGATGCCACCGTCCGGGCGCAAGCCGAAAGCTTGTCCGATGCGCCCTCTGCGGACATCGAGGATGCCGGGCGTTTCAATCAAGCCGAAACGCAGGCCGAAACGCCGCTGGTGGATGCCGCCCAAGAGGCGCATGGCGGGTTGTCCGAAAATCCCGCAGACGCTGACGCTTCCGATGCAGCCGCCGAGTCCGGCGTTGCAATCGAAGTTGCCCAGTACGCGGAAAGCGCGAAACCGACCGAACCGATAGACGAGGCTGAACCCCTGGCGCATGGCGTCGGGTCGTTCCAGACCGATACCGGCTCCGCCGCGGCGGAGTCGACCGAGCCGGATTCGGATCAGCCCGAGGCTGATCGCGAGCCGGAGTCCCCAGATGATGATGCGCCTGCTCCTGGCAGGCCTCCCCAAGTTTGA
- the rluB gene encoding 23S rRNA pseudouridine(2605) synthase RluB, protein MQDDNPRPDDAVSNGPAEASAGREPAAEGEARGRGRKLRTPFRRRRGDAAAEQAPATEGQAATAGQADAADARGGEQEAEQALSYLETADRMEQRLGKYLNSEAVMPKLHKVLADAGIGSRREMEELIVAGRVSVNGEPAHIGQRVAPNDQVRVNGKPIMRANTKKPPRVILYHKPAGEIVSHDDPGGRASVFARLPKLRTGKWLSVGRLDLNTEGLLIFTTSGDMANRIMHPRYGTEREYAVRVLGEMDEAQRQSLVDGIELEDGVAAFGALDYLGGDGSNRWYRVTLQEGRNREVRRMFEAVGVTVSRLIRTRFGDVVLPRSLRRGRWEELDASLVTALMVQLGLLREDDESGGNRRRSKQPQSHDSALPPGFGTMDRNGMNGARIGRRGKIQGGRAGSAGQAAACPSDPFGTGLMIAGGYANGHPLAGEANGNRKGGKPAGGRGQAGTGGKSGGRGGKAGGGKARGVRAAAAGSAGAPEATVGAGRKPAGAKPGGKPAGARGGNAGRGNKPAGAGRAGNKAEGARAGGNKGPGAGGKPRAARGGSAPRGDDWQPRGASAHESRLGVMGGRGGRGR, encoded by the coding sequence ATGCAGGACGACAACCCCCGTCCGGACGACGCCGTTTCCAATGGGCCGGCGGAAGCTTCCGCCGGCCGCGAACCGGCCGCCGAGGGCGAAGCCCGTGGCCGTGGCCGCAAGTTGCGTACGCCGTTCCGCCGCCGTCGCGGTGACGCGGCCGCCGAGCAGGCTCCCGCTACCGAAGGGCAGGCCGCGACGGCTGGCCAGGCGGATGCGGCGGATGCCCGCGGCGGCGAGCAGGAAGCCGAGCAGGCGCTGTCGTACCTCGAGACCGCCGACCGCATGGAGCAGCGGTTGGGCAAGTACCTGAACAGCGAAGCCGTCATGCCCAAGCTGCACAAGGTGCTGGCGGATGCGGGCATTGGCTCGCGTCGAGAGATGGAAGAGCTGATCGTCGCCGGCCGTGTATCGGTCAACGGCGAGCCGGCGCACATCGGCCAGCGCGTGGCGCCGAATGACCAGGTGCGGGTCAATGGCAAGCCGATCATGCGGGCCAATACCAAGAAGCCGCCGCGCGTGATCCTGTATCACAAGCCGGCGGGTGAAATCGTCAGCCATGACGATCCGGGCGGCCGCGCCAGCGTGTTTGCGCGCCTGCCCAAGCTGCGCACCGGCAAGTGGCTGTCGGTCGGCCGGCTCGATCTGAATACCGAGGGTCTGCTGATCTTCACCACGTCGGGCGACATGGCAAACCGCATCATGCACCCGCGTTACGGCACCGAGCGTGAATACGCCGTGCGTGTGCTGGGCGAGATGGACGAGGCGCAGCGTCAATCGCTGGTCGATGGCATCGAGCTGGAAGACGGCGTGGCCGCTTTCGGCGCGCTCGATTACCTGGGTGGCGACGGCAGTAACCGTTGGTACCGGGTGACGCTGCAGGAAGGCCGCAATCGCGAAGTGCGCCGCATGTTCGAGGCGGTTGGCGTAACGGTCAGCCGGCTGATCCGCACCCGCTTTGGCGACGTGGTGTTGCCCCGCTCGCTGCGTCGTGGCCGCTGGGAAGAATTGGACGCCTCGCTGGTCACCGCGCTGATGGTGCAGCTCGGGCTGTTGCGTGAAGACGACGAGTCGGGCGGCAACCGCCGTCGCTCCAAGCAACCGCAGTCGCATGACAGCGCCTTGCCTCCCGGCTTTGGCACCATGGACCGCAACGGCATGAACGGTGCCCGCATCGGTCGTCGCGGCAAGATCCAGGGTGGCCGTGCCGGCAGCGCTGGCCAGGCGGCGGCGTGTCCCTCCGATCCCTTTGGGACCGGCTTGATGATCGCGGGCGGCTATGCCAATGGGCACCCTCTGGCGGGCGAAGCCAACGGCAATCGCAAGGGCGGCAAGCCAGCTGGCGGTCGCGGCCAGGCGGGCACGGGTGGCAAGTCCGGCGGACGAGGCGGCAAGGCGGGTGGCGGCAAGGCGCGCGGCGTGCGTGCCGCGGCCGCTGGTTCGGCCGGCGCGCCGGAAGCGACAGTGGGCGCTGGCCGGAAACCGGCGGGCGCCAAGCCTGGCGGCAAGCCGGCAGGCGCGCGCGGCGGCAATGCCGGCCGCGGGAACAAGCCGGCGGGAGCCGGTCGCGCGGGCAACAAGGCCGAGGGCGCGCGCGCCGGCGGCAACAAGGGGCCGGGCGCCGGGGGCAAGCCGCGCGCGGCCCGCGGCGGTTCGGCGCCTCGTGGCGACGACTGGCAGCCGCGTGGCGCCTCGGCCCATGAATCGCGCCTTGGCGTGATGGGCGGCCGAGGCGGCAGGGGGCGTTAA
- the rimP gene encoding ribosome maturation factor RimP: MADLFALTEEALAGMDVELVDVERAALGLLRVTIDRVGGVRIEDCEQVSRQLSRVYEVENIDYKRLEVGSPGIDRPLRNEAEFRRFAGERIEIKLREALDGRKVFSGTLTVPEDAPAASDAMAGMHKTVFGLEFEAKKNEIQVLNFTVDDIERAKLDPVLDFKGKKR, translated from the coding sequence ATGGCTGATTTATTCGCATTGACCGAAGAGGCACTGGCCGGCATGGACGTCGAACTCGTCGACGTCGAACGTGCCGCGCTGGGCCTTTTGCGCGTCACGATCGATCGGGTCGGCGGTGTGCGCATCGAAGACTGCGAGCAGGTGTCCCGCCAATTGTCGCGGGTGTACGAGGTCGAGAACATCGACTACAAGCGGCTGGAAGTCGGTTCGCCGGGCATTGACCGCCCGTTGCGCAACGAGGCCGAATTCCGTCGCTTCGCGGGCGAACGCATCGAGATCAAGCTGCGCGAGGCATTGGACGGACGCAAGGTCTTCTCCGGCACGTTGACCGTGCCCGAAGACGCGCCCGCGGCTTCGGACGCCATGGCAGGCATGCACAAGACCGTGTTCGGTCTCGAATTTGAGGCAAAAAAGAACGAAATCCAGGTGTTGAATTTCACGGTCGACGATATCGAGCGTGCAAAACTGGATCCCGTTCTGGATTTCAAGGGCAAAAAGCGATGA
- the nusA gene encoding transcription termination factor NusA yields MSREILLLVDALAREKNVTRDVVFGALESALASAMKKRFKDDADIRVAIDRETGDHEGFRRWLVVPDEAGLQEPDKQEMLSDAVEIVPNIQVGEYIEEPLEPIEFGRIGAQAAKQAILQKIRDAEREQVLNDFLDRGETIVSGTIKRMDKGDAIIETGKIEARLPRSEMIPKENLRVADRVRAFVLRVDHAARGQQVILSRTSPEFIRQLFENEVPEIEQGLLEIKAAARDAGVRAKIAVVAYDKRIDPIGTCVGMRGSRVTAVRNELGGEQVDIVLWSEDPAQFVIGALAPANVESIVVDEDKHAMDVVVDEENLPKAIGAKGQNVRLASELTGWQINIMTPEESLNRQEVERSGLRATFMNKLDVDEEVADILIDEGFTGIEEIAYVPMQELLEIEAFDEDTINELRARARNALLTEAIAQEERLETAQDLLELEGVTPELAAKLAERQVHTRDDLAELATDELAEIAGLTEQEASDLIMRARAHWFDEE; encoded by the coding sequence ATGAGTCGCGAAATTCTTCTGTTGGTCGATGCCTTGGCGCGTGAAAAGAACGTCACGCGTGATGTCGTGTTCGGGGCGCTGGAAAGCGCGCTGGCCTCGGCCATGAAAAAGCGCTTCAAGGATGATGCGGACATTCGTGTTGCCATCGATCGTGAAACCGGTGACCACGAAGGTTTCCGCCGCTGGCTGGTGGTGCCCGACGAAGCGGGCCTGCAAGAGCCCGACAAGCAGGAAATGCTGTCGGACGCGGTCGAGATCGTGCCCAACATCCAGGTTGGCGAGTACATCGAGGAACCGCTCGAGCCCATCGAGTTCGGCCGTATCGGCGCCCAGGCCGCCAAGCAGGCGATCCTGCAGAAGATCCGCGACGCCGAGCGCGAACAGGTCCTGAACGACTTCCTGGATCGCGGCGAAACCATCGTGTCCGGCACCATCAAGCGCATGGACAAGGGCGACGCCATCATCGAGACCGGCAAGATCGAAGCGCGCCTGCCGCGTTCGGAAATGATCCCGAAGGAAAACCTGCGGGTCGCCGATCGCGTGCGCGCCTTCGTGTTGCGCGTCGACCACGCCGCCCGTGGCCAGCAGGTGATCCTGTCGCGCACGTCGCCCGAGTTCATCCGCCAGCTGTTCGAGAATGAAGTGCCCGAGATCGAGCAGGGCCTGCTCGAGATCAAGGCAGCCGCTCGCGACGCCGGCGTGCGTGCCAAGATCGCCGTGGTGGCATACGATAAGCGTATCGACCCCATCGGCACCTGCGTGGGCATGCGCGGTTCGCGCGTGACCGCCGTGCGCAATGAATTGGGCGGCGAGCAGGTCGACATCGTGCTGTGGTCGGAAGATCCGGCACAGTTCGTCATCGGCGCCCTGGCCCCGGCCAACGTCGAGTCCATCGTGGTGGACGAAGACAAGCACGCGATGGACGTCGTGGTGGACGAGGAAAACCTGCCCAAGGCGATCGGCGCCAAGGGTCAGAACGTGCGCCTGGCTTCCGAGCTGACCGGCTGGCAGATCAACATCATGACGCCGGAAGAAAGCCTGAACCGCCAGGAAGTCGAGCGTTCGGGCCTGCGCGCCACGTTCATGAACAAGCTGGATGTCGATGAGGAAGTCGCCGACATCCTGATCGACGAAGGTTTCACCGGTATCGAGGAAATCGCCTACGTCCCCATGCAGGAACTGCTGGAGATCGAGGCGTTCGACGAAGACACCATCAACGAGTTGCGCGCCCGTGCCCGCAATGCGCTGCTGACCGAGGCCATCGCCCAGGAAGAGCGTCTTGAAACGGCCCAGGATCTGCTCGAACTCGAAGGCGTGACGCCGGAACTGGCCGCCAAGCTGGCCGAGCGTCAAGTGCATACGCGTGATGATCTGGCCGAATTGGCGACGGACGAGCTGGCGGAAATCGCCGGCCTGACCGAGCAGGAAGCCAGCGACCTCATCATGCGTGCCCGCGCCCATTGGTTTGACGAAGAATAA
- the infB gene encoding translation initiation factor IF-2, with translation MSSNTVAQFATELKMPANVLLEQLRSAGVDLKSVDDSVTDSDKAKLLESLRRAHGATEGKKITLTRRQTSEIRQADATGRSRTIQVEVRKKRVFVKRDPSELALEQAAAARAEEEAGAEEAAQVSAPAAPEVTAPVEPREATPVQAPAPAPAQEPVAVEAPAPVEAPAPVEPVAAEVPAPVAAPAAEVQAQPEPEPTPAPAPAEPVAEEAKPEVKTESTEPKAEEAKPEPVVLANKSEPSSSQAAAPVVAQVPPAAKSEPAKSAAKPVEAAAPAAKVGNRADNRRAGPPLAASATGAGRDEARRAAEAEAAALREMLNRPRKVLRAPEPEAPAAAAAPISGTLHKPAGKGAAGPGAKKDAKPAAPGTKKTIKTAEVASTWSDDASRKKPADKPAAPASRDGWRAGGKGGGKGGGRGGRNQQNDRRNEPAPQEFIAREVHVPETISVADLAHKMSVKAAEVIKQLMKLGQMVTINQVLDQETAMIVVEELGHVAIAAKLDDPEAFLDETASVSEAEQLPRAPVVTVMGHVDHGKTSLLDYIRRAKVAAGEAGGITQHIGAYHVETERGMVTFLDTPGHEAFTAMRARGAKATDIVILVCAADDGVMPQTREAIHHAKAAGVPMVVAMTKIDKPSANPERVKQELVAEEVVPEEYGGDVPFVPVSAKTGEGIDALLENVLLQAELLELKAPVDAQAKGLVIEARLDKGRGPVATILVQSGTLHRGDVVLAGASFGRVRAMLDENGKPIQAAGPSIPVEIQGLTEVPAAGDELMVLSDERKAREIALFRQGKFRDVKLARQQAAKLESMFDNLGEGTQTLALIVKTDVQGSQEALVQSLTKLSTDEVRVQVVHAAVGGISESDINLAIASNAVVIGFNVRAEASAKKLAETNGIDVRYYNIIYDAVDEVKAAMSGMLAPEKKEEIIGLVEIREVYSISRIGNIAGCMVLDGLVRRDSQVRLLRNNVVQWTGQLDSLRRFKDDVKEVKSGFDCGLTLRGNNDIQVGDQLEVFEIKEIARTL, from the coding sequence ATGTCGAGTAACACCGTCGCCCAGTTCGCTACCGAGCTGAAAATGCCTGCCAATGTGCTGCTGGAACAGCTGCGCTCGGCTGGCGTTGACCTCAAATCGGTGGACGATTCCGTCACCGACAGCGACAAGGCGAAATTGCTCGAATCGCTGCGCCGCGCCCACGGCGCGACCGAAGGCAAGAAGATCACCCTGACGCGCCGCCAGACCTCCGAGATCCGCCAGGCCGATGCCACCGGCCGCTCGCGCACCATCCAGGTCGAGGTCCGCAAGAAGCGCGTGTTCGTCAAGCGTGATCCCTCCGAACTGGCCCTGGAGCAGGCCGCCGCCGCTCGCGCCGAAGAGGAAGCGGGCGCGGAAGAAGCCGCGCAGGTGTCCGCGCCGGCCGCGCCCGAAGTGACGGCGCCGGTCGAGCCGCGCGAAGCCACGCCGGTCCAGGCCCCCGCTCCGGCTCCGGCGCAGGAACCCGTTGCTGTAGAAGCGCCCGCGCCGGTGGAAGCGCCCGCGCCTGTTGAACCCGTCGCGGCCGAAGTGCCCGCCCCCGTTGCGGCCCCCGCCGCCGAAGTCCAGGCCCAGCCTGAACCGGAACCGACGCCGGCGCCCGCTCCTGCCGAGCCCGTGGCCGAAGAGGCCAAGCCCGAAGTCAAGACTGAATCCACCGAGCCCAAGGCTGAAGAAGCCAAGCCGGAACCCGTTGTGCTAGCCAATAAGTCCGAACCATCGTCCTCCCAGGCCGCCGCGCCTGTTGTCGCCCAGGTCCCGCCTGCGGCGAAGTCCGAACCCGCCAAGTCCGCCGCCAAGCCGGTCGAGGCCGCCGCGCCCGCCGCCAAGGTTGGCAACCGTGCCGACAACCGCCGCGCCGGCCCGCCGCTCGCCGCCTCCGCCACTGGCGCCGGCCGCGATGAGGCCCGCCGCGCCGCCGAGGCCGAAGCCGCCGCGTTGCGCGAAATGTTGAACCGCCCGCGCAAGGTGCTGCGCGCTCCCGAACCGGAAGCGCCCGCCGCGGCAGCCGCGCCGATTTCGGGCACGCTGCACAAGCCGGCCGGCAAGGGGGCCGCGGGTCCTGGCGCCAAGAAGGACGCCAAGCCCGCCGCGCCTGGCACCAAGAAGACCATCAAGACGGCCGAAGTCGCCTCGACCTGGTCGGATGACGCCTCGCGCAAGAAGCCGGCCGACAAGCCGGCGGCGCCGGCCAGCCGCGACGGCTGGCGTGCAGGCGGCAAGGGCGGTGGCAAGGGTGGCGGCCGTGGTGGCCGCAACCAGCAGAATGATCGCCGCAACGAGCCGGCGCCGCAGGAATTCATCGCGCGCGAAGTGCACGTGCCGGAAACCATCAGCGTGGCCGACCTGGCCCACAAGATGTCCGTCAAGGCCGCCGAAGTCATCAAGCAATTGATGAAGCTGGGCCAGATGGTCACCATCAACCAGGTGCTGGACCAGGAAACCGCCATGATCGTGGTCGAGGAACTGGGCCACGTGGCGATCGCCGCCAAGCTCGATGACCCGGAAGCCTTCCTGGACGAAACCGCCAGCGTGTCGGAAGCCGAACAGCTGCCGCGCGCTCCGGTCGTGACCGTGATGGGCCACGTCGACCACGGCAAGACCTCGCTGCTGGACTACATCCGCCGCGCCAAGGTTGCCGCGGGCGAAGCCGGCGGCATTACGCAGCACATCGGCGCCTACCACGTGGAAACCGAGCGTGGCATGGTGACCTTCCTGGATACCCCGGGCCACGAGGCGTTCACCGCCATGCGTGCCCGTGGCGCCAAGGCCACCGACATCGTCATCCTGGTCTGCGCGGCCGACGACGGCGTGATGCCGCAGACGCGCGAAGCCATCCACCATGCCAAGGCCGCCGGCGTGCCGATGGTGGTGGCCATGACCAAGATCGACAAGCCCAGCGCCAACCCCGAGCGCGTCAAGCAGGAGCTGGTCGCCGAGGAAGTGGTGCCGGAAGAATACGGCGGCGACGTGCCGTTCGTGCCGGTGTCGGCCAAGACCGGCGAGGGCATCGACGCCCTGCTCGAGAACGTGCTGCTGCAGGCCGAACTGCTGGAACTGAAGGCGCCGGTGGACGCGCAGGCCAAGGGCCTGGTGATCGAAGCCCGCCTGGACAAGGGCCGCGGCCCCGTCGCGACCATCCTGGTCCAGAGCGGCACGCTGCACCGTGGCGACGTGGTGCTGGCTGGCGCCAGCTTCGGCCGCGTGCGTGCCATGCTCGACGAGAACGGCAAGCCGATCCAGGCCGCCGGTCCGTCAATCCCGGTGGAAATCCAGGGCCTGACCGAAGTGCCGGCCGCCGGCGACGAGCTGATGGTGCTGTCCGACGAGCGCAAGGCGCGCGAGATCGCGCTGTTCCGCCAGGGCAAGTTCCGCGACGTCAAGCTGGCGCGCCAGCAGGCCGCCAAGCTGGAATCGATGTTCGACAACCTGGGCGAAGGCACCCAGACCCTGGCGCTGATCGTCAAGACCGATGTCCAGGGTTCGCAGGAAGCGCTGGTGCAGTCGCTGACCAAGCTGTCGACCGACGAAGTGCGCGTGCAAGTGGTGCACGCGGCCGTGGGCGGCATCTCGGAAAGCGACATCAACCTGGCGATCGCCTCGAACGCCGTGGTGATCGGCTTCAACGTCCGCGCCGAAGCGAGCGCCAAGAAGCTGGCCGAGACCAACGGCATCGACGTGCGCTACTACAACATCATCTACGACGCCGTGGACGAGGTGAAGGCAGCCATGTCGGGCATGCTGGCGCCCGAGAAGAAGGAAGAGATCATCGGCCTGGTCGAGATCCGCGAGGTCTACAGCATCTCCCGCATCGGCAATATCGCCGGTTGCATGGTGCTCGACGGCCTGGTGCGTCGCGATTCGCAGGTCCGCCTGCTGCGCAACAACGTGGTCCAGTGGACCGGCCAGCTCGATTCGCTGCGCCGCTTCAAGGACGACGTCAAGGAAGTCAAGTCGGGCTTCGATTGCGGTCTTACGCTGCGCGGCAACAACGACATCCAGGTGGGCGACCAGCTGGAAGTCTTTGAAATCAAGGAAATCGCGCGTACGCTGTAA